A window of Solanum stenotomum isolate F172 chromosome 3, ASM1918654v1, whole genome shotgun sequence contains these coding sequences:
- the LOC125860292 gene encoding U-box domain-containing protein 38-like has product MYSPFRKANGETGRHGRSKSVWNIFVYRSSSSKFDKRDPPKELICPIYGCLMFDPVVVSTGQSFERTSVQVCKDLGFKPQLPNGLNPDFTNVIPNLALRTTILTWCEKSGAEKPHQPDYYAVESVVRASMASTSSSSISREDSRIRREDTGIRVSERDLFKGVTENPPMLLSHAASEMKSRNNHFCSSSSSEESVIANNSPLLPFKTRLSSYSSSSSQSTSSEIISGEVPSSASTSSEDDYYVVQFKKLDVYEQEQAVISLRKSTRTDEEARVSLCTPRLLSALKPLLVSRYAGVQPNAVAALVNLSLAEINKVKIVRAGITSLLIDLLKGGSEETKEHAAGAIFSLALEDDNKTAIGVLGALQPLLHALRSGTERTRHDSALALYHLTLVQSNRVKLIKLGAANTLLGLLKASDIAGKVMLVVCNLAVCQEGKSALLDANAVDVLLGILRNWNKLDESTRENSVAALYSLSQGSLRFKSMAKEAKAGEVLQVVVERGSGRAREKAKKMLIAMQRRVKEEYDDEEEEVNWEGILEA; this is encoded by the coding sequence ATGTATTCCCCTTTCAGAAAAGCTAATGGGGAAACAGGTAGACATGGCAGAAGCAAATCCGTGTGGAATATCTTTGTTTACAGGTCATCGTCTTCTAAATTtgataaaagggatcctccaaAAGAACTCATCTGTCCCATTTATGGGTGTTTGATGTTTGATCCAGTTGTGGTGTCTACTGGCCAGAGTTTTGAGCGGACTTCTGTTCAAGTTTGTAAGGATTTGGGGTTTAAACCCCAACTTCCAAACGGGTTAAACCCGGATTTCACTAACGTGATACCGAATTTAGCTTTGAGGACGACGATTCTCACCTGGTGTGAAAAGTCAGGGGCGGAGAAGCCGCACCAGCCGGATTATTACGCTGTTGAGTCTGTTGTTCGTGCTTCGATGGCTtcgacttcttcttcttcgatcTCTAGAGAGGATTCTAGAATACGGAGAGAAGATACTGGAATACGGGTGTCAGAGAGGGATTTGTTCAAGGGGGTAACGGAGAATCCACCTATGCTTCTCTCTCACGCCGCATCGGAAATGAAATCGAGGAATAATCATTTCTGCTCTTCTTCGAGCTCTGAAGAATCTGTCATCGCTAACAACTCTCCGCTACTCCCTTTTAAGACTCGTCTCTCCAGCTACTCCTCTTCGTCGTCGCAATCGACTTCGTCGGAGATAATCTCCGGTGAAGTCCCGTCGTCTGCTTCCACGTCATCGGAAGATGATTATTACGTTGTTCAATTTAAGAAATTGGACGTTTATGAACAGGAACAAGCTGTAATTTCACTTAGAAAAAGTACCAGAACCGATGAGGAAGCTAGGGTTTCACTGTGCACGCCGCGGCTTTTATCGGCTCTCAAGCCTTTACTGGTCTCGAGGTACGCCGGTGTTCAGCCGAACGCCGTCGCCGCATTGGTCAACCTCTCGTTGGCAGAAATCAACAAAGTGAAAATTGTTCGAGCCGGAATTACCTCTCTGCTAATTGATCTTCTCAAAGGCGGCTCGGAGGAGACCAAAGAGCACGCAGCCGGCGCCATATTCAGCTTAGCGCTGGAAGATGACAACAAGACAGCAATTGGAGTATTAGGCGCATTGCAGCCGCTTTTACATGCTCTGAGGTCCGGGACAGAGCGGACTCGTCACGACTCCGCATTAGCCCTTTATCATTTGACCTTAGTGCAGAGTAACCGAGTTAAGCTCATTAAACTCGGAGCTGCAAATACACTACTGGGATTGCTCAAAGCCAGCGATATAGCGGGTAAAGTAATGCTGGTTGTGTGCAATTTGGCAGTGTGTCAAGAGGGGAAATCAGCATTGCTGGACGCCAATGCAGTGGATGTACTGTTGGGGATACTGAGAAATTGGAATAAATTGGATGAGTCGACTCGGGAGAATTCCGTGGCAGCTCTATACTCACTGAGTCAGGGGAGTTTGAGGTTCAAGAGTATGGCGAAAGAGGCGAAGGCGGGTGAAGTATTGCAAGTGGTGGTGGAGCGAGGAAGCGGACGGGCGAGGGAGAAGGCAAAGAAGATGTTGATCGCTATGCAAAGAAGGGTAAAGGAGGAGTATGACGATGAAGAAGAGGAGGTAAACTGGGAAGGAATACTTGAAGCATGA
- the LOC125859281 gene encoding uncharacterized protein LOC125859281, with protein MLLCGGRRFNLLAPTTPLSFGTFIKHLAASKSSKLSLTAKSFTASASSKVFSSSRFEALNSRQKEQVHLYIDSLLEWNQKMNLTAVKEESEVMERHVEDSLSIIEPIRTSYLSHCGPSSENLNLVDVGSGAGLPGVILAIASPGWKVTLLESLNKRCSFLEHVVSQIGLSNVQVKRERAEKLGQDVSFRESFDVAVARAVAEMRILAEYCLPLVRTGGIFVAAKGHDPQEEVQRAERAIQLMGASLLHIRCVDSHSKHGQRTAIICLKGKPTPKKYPRDPGTPAKIPL; from the exons ATGTTACTTTGCGGAGGCCGTAGATTCAATTTATTGGCGCCAACAACCCCACTCTCATTTGGGACTTTCATCAAACACCTTGCAGCTTCAAAATCCTCCAAGCTTTCACTGACCGCAAAATCGTTTACCGCCAGCGCAAGCTCAAAAGTCTTCAGTTCCTCCCGTTTTGAAGCGCTAAATTCGCGTCAAAAAGAACAAGTGCATCTCTACATTGATTCCCTCCTTGAATGGAACCAG AAAATGAATCTGACTGCCGTAAAGGAGGAGAGCGAGGTTATGGAAAGGCACGTTGAAGACTCGCTTTCAATTATTGAACCGATTCGGACTTCGTATCTCTCACATTGTGGACCTTCGTCTGAGAATCTCAATCTCGTTGATGTTGGAAGTGGTGCCGGGCTTCCTGGAGTAATTTTGGCCATTGCTTCTCCAG GTTGGAAAGTGACCCTTCTGGAGTCTTTAAATAAGCGTTGTTCCTTTTTGGAGCACGTGGTTAGTCAGATTGGTCTATCAAATGTTCAAGTTAAAAGAGAAAGAGCTGAG AAGCTAGGGCAAGATGTCAGCTTCAGAGAGTCTTTTGATGTTGCAGTTGCCCGAGCAGTTGCAGAAATGAGAATTTTAG CTGAGTATTGCCTTCCTCTAGTCCGAACTGGTGGTATCTTTGTAGCTGCGAAAGGTCATGATCCTCAG GAGGAAGTGCAAAGAGCAGAGAGAGCAATACAACTGATGGGAGCATCTCTATTGCATATTCGTTGTG TTGATTCCCACAGTAAACATGGACAGAGAACTGCCATAATTTGTTTGAAAGGTAAACCTACCCCCAAGAAATATCCTCGAGATCCAGGAACTCCAGCTAAGATTCCACTTTGA